The following are encoded in a window of Kogia breviceps isolate mKogBre1 chromosome 10, mKogBre1 haplotype 1, whole genome shotgun sequence genomic DNA:
- the H3C1 gene encoding histone H3.1 has protein sequence MARTKQTARKSTGGKAPRKQLATKAARKSAPATGGVKKPHRYRPGTVALREIRRYQKSTELLIRKLPFQRLVREIAQDFKTDLRFQSSAVMALQEACEAYLVGLFEDTNLCAIHAKRVTIMPKDIQLARRIRGERA, from the coding sequence ATGGCTCGTACTAAGCAAACTGCTCGTAAGTCCACTGGCGGCAAAGCGCCTCGCAAACAGCTGGCCACCAAAGCGGCTCGCAAGAGTGCGCCGGCCACCGGCGGCGTGAAAAAACCCCACCGCTACCGACCTGGCACCGTGGCCTTGCGCGAGATCCGCCGCTACCAAAAGTCCACAGAGCTTCTTATCCGTAAACTGCCTTTCCAGCGCCTTGTGCGTGAGATTGCCCAGGACTTCAAGACCGACCTGCGCTTCCAGAGTTCGGCGGTGATGGCACTGCAGGAGGCATGCGAAGCCTATCTGGTGGGTCTTTTCGAGGACACCAATCTGTGTGCCATCCATGCTAAACGTGTTACCATCATGCCCAAGGACATCCAGTTAGCCCGCCGGATCCGCGGGGAGCGGGCATAA
- the H2AC4 gene encoding histone H2A type 1-B/E — MSGRGKQGGKARAKAKTRSSRAGLQFPVGRVHRLLRKGNYSERVGAGAPVYLAAVLEYLTAEILELAGNAARDNKKTRIIPRHLQLAIRNDEELNKLLGRVTIAQGGVLPNIQAVLLPKKTESHHKAKGK, encoded by the coding sequence ATGTCTGGTCGTGGTAAACAGGGCGGCAAGGCTCGTGCAAAGGCGAAGACCCGCTCTTCGCGAGCTGGGCTTCAGTTCCCCGTAGGCCGAGTGCACCGCCTGCTCCGCAAGGGTAACTACTCCGAGCGTGTCGGCGCCGGGGCGCCGGTGTACCTGGCGGCGGTGCTGGAGTACCTAACGGCCGAGATCCTGGAGCTGGCGGGCAACGCGGCCCGCGACAACAAGAAGACGCGCATCATTCCGCGCCACCTGCAGCTGGCCATCCGTAACGACGAGGAGCTTAACAAGTTGCTGGGGCGCGTGACCATCGCTCAGGGCGGCGTCCTGCCCAACATCCAGGCGGTACTGCTTCCCAAGAAAACTGAGAGTCACCACAAGGCCAAGggcaagtaa
- the LOC131763404 gene encoding histone H4 produces the protein MSGRGKGGKGLGKGGAKRHRKVLRDNIQGITKPAIRRLARRGGVKRISGLIYEETRGVLKVFLENVIRDAVTYTEHAKRKTVTAMDVVYALKRQGRTLYGFGG, from the coding sequence ATGTCTGGACGCGGCAAAGGCGGCAAGGGTCTGGGTAAGGGAGGTGCTAAGCGCCACCGCAAGGTTCTGCGCGACAACATCCAGGGCATCACCAAGCCAGCTATCCGCCGCCTGGCCCGGCGTGGCGGGGTGAAGCGCATTTCCGGCCTCATCTACGAAGAGACCCGCGGGGTGCTGAAAGTGTTTCTGGAGAACGTGATCCGGGATGCCGTCACCTACACAGAGCACGCCAAGCGCAAGACTGTCACCGCCATGGACGTGGTCTACGCGCTCAAGCGCCAGGGACGCACTCTCTACGGCTTCGGCGGCTGA
- the H4C1 gene encoding histone H4, whose amino-acid sequence MSGRGKGGKGLGKGGAKRHRKVLRDNIQGITKPAIRRLARRGGVKRISGLIYEETRGVLKVFLENVIRDAVTYTEHAKRKTVTAMDVVYALKRQGRTLYGFGG is encoded by the coding sequence ATGTCTGGACGCGGCAAAGGCGGCAAGGGTCTGGGTAAGGGAGGCGCTAAGCGCCACCGCAAGGTTCTGCGCGACAACATCCAGGGCATCACCAAGCCCGCCATCCGCCGCCTGGCCCGGCGTGGCGGTGTGAAGCGCATCTCCGGCCTCATCTACGAAGAGACCCGCGGGGTGCTGAAAGTGTTCCTGGAGAACGTGATCCGGGACGCCGTCACCTACACCGAGCACGCCAAGCGCAAGACTGTAACCGCCATGGACGTAGTCTATGCGCTTAAGCGCCAGGGACGCACTCTCTACGGCTTCGGCGGTTAA
- the LOC136794930 gene encoding histone H3.1: MARTKQTARKSTGGKAPRKQLATKAARKSAPATGGVKKPHRYRPGTVALREIRRYQKSTELLIRKLPFQRLVREIAQDFKTDLRFQSSAVMALQEACEAYLVGLFEDTNLCAIHAKRVTIMPKDIQLARRIRGERA, from the coding sequence ATGGCTCGCACTAAGCAGACCGCTCGCAAGTCCACCGGCGGCAAGGCGCCGCGCAAGCAGCTGGCCACCAAGGCGGCCCGCAAGAGCGCGCCGGCCACGGGCGGCGTGAAGAAGCCGCACCGCTACCGGCCCGGCACGGTGGCCCTGCGCGAGATCCGCCGCTACCAGAAGTCCACGGAGCTGCTGATCCGCAAGCTGCCGTTCCAGCGGTTGGTGCGCGAGATCGCGCAGGACTTCAAGACCGACCTGCGCTTCCAGAGCTCGGCCGTGATGGCGCTGCAGGAGGCGTGCGAGGCCTACCTGGTGGGGCTCTTCGAGGACACCAACCTGTGTGCCATCCACGCCAAGCGCGTCACCATCATGCCCAAGGACATCCAGCTTGCTCGCCGCATCCGCGGGGAGAGAGCATAA
- the LOC131763400 gene encoding histone H2B type 1-B-like, whose protein sequence is MPEPSKSAPAPKKGSKKTITKAQKKDGKKRKRSRKESYSIYVYKVLKQVHPDTGISSKAMGIMNSFVNDIFERIAGEASRLAHYNKRSTITSREIQTAVRLLLPGELAKHAVSEGTKAVTKYTSSK, encoded by the coding sequence ATGCCAGAGCCGTCCAAATCTGCGCCGGCCCCTAAAAAGGGCTCCAAGAAGACCATCACTAAAGCGCAGAAGAAAGACGGGAAGAAACGCAAGCGTAGTCGTAAAGAGAGCTATTCTATTTACGTATACAAAGTTTTGAAGCAGGTTCACCCAGACACCGGCATCTCCTCCAAGGCCATGGGTATCATGAACTCGTTCGTCAACGACATCTTCGAGCGCATCGCGGGTGAGGCGTCGCGCTTGGCGCATTACAACAAGCGCTCCACGATCACATCTAGAGAGATCCAGACGGCTGTGCGCCTACTGCTCCCTGGGGAGCTGGCCAAGCATGCTGTTTCCGAGGGTACCAAGGCCGTTACCAAGTACACCAGCTCCAAGTAA
- the H3C2 gene encoding histone H3.1 yields MARTKQTARKSTGGKAPRKQLATKAARKSAPATGGVKKPHRYRPGTVALREIRRYQKSTELLIRKLPFQRLVREIAQDFKTDLRFQSSAVMALQEACEAYLVGLFEDTNLCAIHAKRVTIMPKDIQLARRIRGERA; encoded by the coding sequence ATGGCTCGCACTAAGCAGACCGCTCGCAAGTCCACCGGCGGCAAGGCGCCGCGCAAGCAGCTGGCCACCAAGGCGGCCCGCAAGAGCGCGCCGGCCACGGGCGGCGTGAAGAAGCCGCACCGCTACCGGCCCGGCACGGTGGCCCTGCGCGAGATCCGCCGCTACCAGAAGTCCACGGAGCTGCTGATCCGCAAGCTGCCGTTCCAGCGGTTGGTGCGCGAGATCGCGCAGGACTTCAAGACCGACCTGCGCTTCCAGAGCTCGGCCGTGATGGCGCTGCAGGAGGCGTGCGAGGCCTACCTTGTGGGGCTCTTCGAGGACACCAACCTGTGTGCCATCCACGCCAAGCGCGTCACCATCATGCCCAAGGACATCCAGCTTGCTCGTCGCATCCGTGGTGAAAGGGCGTAA
- the H1-2 gene encoding histone H1.2 — translation MSETAPAAPAAAPPAEKTPVKKKAAKKPAGARRKASGPPVSELITKAVAASKERSGVSLAALKKALAAAGYDVEKNNSRIKLGLRSLVSKGTLVQTKGTGASGSFKFNKKMATGEAKPKAKKAGATKPKKAAGAAKKPKKATGAATPKKTAKKTPKKAKKPAVATVTKKVAKSPRKAKAAKPKKAAKSAAKAVKPKAGKPKVAKPKKAAPKKK, via the coding sequence ATGTCGGAGACCGCTcctgccgcccccgccgccgcgccTCCTGCGGAGAAGACCCCGGTTAAGAAAAAGGCGGCCAAGAAGCCGGCCGGGGCGCGCCGGAAGGCGTCTGGGCCGCCGGTGTCCGAGCTCATCACGAAGGCTGTTGCCGCTTCTAAAGAGCGGAGCGGTGTGTCTTTGGCTGCGCTCAAGAAGGCGCTGGCGGCCGCGGGCTACGATGTGGAGAAGAATAATAGCCGCATCAAGCTGGGTCTTAGGAGTCTGGTGAGTAAGGGCACTCTAGTGCAGACCAAGGGCACCGGTGCTTCCGGCTCCTTTAAGTTCAACAAGAAGATGGCCACTGGGGAAGCCAAGCCCAAGGCTAAGAAGGCAGGTGCGACCAAGCCCAAGAAGGCTGCTGGGGCAGCTAAGAAGCCCAAGAAAGCCACGGGTGCGGCTACACCGAAAAAAACCGCCAAGAAGACCCCGAAGAAGGCGAAGAAGCCAGCCGTAGCTACTGTGACCAAGAAAGTTGCGAAGAGTCCAAGGAAAGCTAAAGCTGCTAAACCCAAGAAGGCCGCCAAGAGCGCAGCTAAGGCAGTGAAGCCCAAGGCCGGCAAGCCTAAGGTTGCCAAGCCCAAGAAGGCTGCACCCAAAAAGAAGTAG